The nucleotide sequence TTGCTGGCCTGAGTTGAACAGGTACACGAACGTCAGGCCGAACACGATGCCGAACGCCACGAGCGAGGGTTCTATCTCCCAGGTGAACTCCCAGGTGTTCTTGCACGAGCCGGCGGGGGGCGCATCGGCGTTGCCTTCGGCTCGCTCGCCGGCGAAACGGAGGAGGCCGACGCTAAGCAGCGCATAGACGATGCAGAACACGGGCTGTACGGCCTCGGGAACGATGGCGGCGAGGACGAACAGCGCCCCGCCGCCCACGAGCGACAGGCTCGTGAAGCGAGGAAAGCTCTTCACCCTGATACGGCTGCTCGCATCGAGCCAGCTCACCGTCAGCGATGCGCCGCCCAGGCCCGCGCAAAGGTTCACGACGCACAGCACTGGGGAGGGTACGTCCACGCCGAGGCCCAGAAACAGGGCGGCGATGGGCAAGAGCAGCGCCAGCGCAGCATCGGTCGCAAGCGCGGACAGCCTGAACGGATCGAACCGGGAGTTCTTGGCAAGAAGGTGCAGGGACAAATATCCCAGTGCCAGACCTGCGAAAACGAATAACTGGATGGCGTCGCGCTCGGCTACGGGGGTGTCCTGGATGAACTCGGCGAAAAGCCAATAGTACGATACGAGCATCCACCCGAAAAAGCAGGAGAACCCGCCGATCCCCAGCAGCTCCATGGCGCCGATGCGGCGCATGTCCACGGTCTTGCCGTCGTCCATCTGATTCCCCCCGCAGTGCCCGGCTTGAACGTCGTTGGAGAAACTGAGCACGATCGGCGCGGCCTGCCGGACACCGATTCAGGACGCGGACCCCAACATCTCCGGAACCTCAGTATACATCAAAAGGAGAGCGAGAGGGCCGTTCCGGCGCAGGCGGAGAGCCGCTCCCTATAGTTTGCCGACGGTCGGAAGCAGGGCAAGCTCCATCAGATGCGCATGCGTGCCCGTCGGCACAGGGAGCCGTCCGCCGCCCTCAGGCTACCCCCGGCGGCTTGATCCCGCGTTCGCGAACGACGCTGTCCACCGACGACATGCCCAGCTCGCGGCATGCGCTGGCAACGCCGGGGGTGGCGCCGGTGACGGCGTCGGCATCGCAGGTGCCCGGAGGCGGGCAGGGGGGAGGCGCCGCCGGAGCGCCTCCGTGCTGGCCGGGGTCGAGGGCGGCCGCCGCATCGGCCAGGCTCGTGGCGCCCGTGACGGCGTCGGGCTGTTCCCCCGGTTGGTCGTTCATGCGCTTCTCGTACATGGTTTCCTTCTCTACCTCGTCTTGCTTGGCGGTGGCCGATGTTCTTCGGCGCGGCCTACGGCCATGCGCAGGAGGGGTGCCCTTCGCACCCCTCCTGCGGCTCCGAAGGCTTATGCGGCCGCCGGGCGTCCTTCGCCCATCGGACCGTCCGAGCGTGCTGTATCCTGCGCGGCGTCCTCGTCTTCCTCGAACACCGGCGGCTTCATGGCCACGTAGACGATCCACAGCAGCGTGCCCACGGCCGCCGTGGCCGCGCAGAGCGGCGCCACGTTGGTCCATACCTGGGCCTCGCCTATGATATAGCCCACCACCGGCGTGCACAGAAGGTTCGAGATGCCCTGGAAGAAGATGATGATGGCCATGCCCACCGGCATGGTCACGCGCTTGGGCATGGTCACGGGCACCATCGACCACACCACGCCGCTCGTCCAGCCGCTCTCGAGGCCCAAGAGCACCAGATAGGCGGGCAGGTACTCGTAGGGAACCAGGAACGCGCCCACGTAGAAAAACGCGCAGAACCCCGCGATGATCACCATGACGTTGCGCGCCTTAAGCGTCTGGAACTTCCCCAGCAGGAAAGCCGTGACCAGCGCCATGGGGATGGAGGCCGCGAAGCCGAGCGAGGCCATGGATCCGCCGGACACGCCGGCCTGTGCCTGAGCGGCGGCAAGGTCCATGCCTTCTGCCAGCATGCGTTCCAGCTCCACGCCCTGCACGTAGGTGGGCACCCAGGTGAGCACCGAGAGCGAGGTGAACATGAGGAAGCAGAACCCCAGGCCGAACAGCCACATGCGCTTCACCTTGAATCCCTCGAGCAGGATGGCGGCGGGGCGGTGCTGCTTCTCGCCCGTCTCCCGCTCGCGCTTGGCGGCCACGCCGCGCCCGGCATGCGGCACGCTCACGAACAGCGCGAACACCACGAAGGACACGAGGGCGAGCACGTCGGAGAACCACCACCAGGCATGCCAGTTGGTCGGGTCTCCCGTGAGCGCGAGCGCCACCGGCACGCCGATGTTGTAGGCGAGCGTGGAACCCACGACGTACCACAGGTTCCAGATGCCCATGGGAAGCCCCGCCTTCTCGCGGGGGAAGTACATGGAGATGACGGTGGTGGCCACCACGCCCATCATGGCCACGCCGATGCCCTCGAGCACGCGTCCTGCGATGAGCTGCGCGAACGAGTATGACAGCGCGCCCACGGCGCATCCGGCCACCATGAAGGCCAGGCCCACGAGGCCCACGCGCTTCGGGCCGAAGCGGTTGAGCAGGAACGCCGAGGGGAACGCGGTGATAATGCCGGCCACGGCGATGACCGACATGAGCCAGCCGGTGGTGCCCGGATCGGTCCCGAAGTCGTGCATGAGGGCGCCCATGAACGTGGGCACCTTGAACTGGTTCATAATGACGATGATGCCGCAGAACAGCAAGGCGAAGAGCACGATCCAGCCCTTGCGCTGGCGGTTGCGGGCCACGTCGTTTTGATGGTTGTTGCTCATGATTAGTCCCTTCTCTCCGCGAACGCGGGGATACAGGCTTGAGGGAAGGGGCGCTGCTCGCCGCAGTCGCCCCGTGAAATTGGTTTTTCCGTAGGCAAGGACTCTGCCCTTATGCTGACTGGAGCTGCTCCGCAAGCGGCAAAGCGTTGAATTGAATTCCGCTCCGCCGCTTTGAAGTTGGGTGTAAGGTCTTAGTGCTGTGCGGCTGCCTCGTCTGCGGGTTTGCCGGCGGGAGCGCTCGCGGCCTGCTTCTTAGAGGGCTTCACGCCGAAGGCGAGTAGGATGCCCACGATGCTCACGGGCACGAGCGCATACACGGCAAGCATAGGGTCGACGTGGATACCAGCGGCGGCGGCCTCCTGGGCCGCTTGTGCGATGGCGGGGCCGAAGTCGGCCGGGGTGCCGCCGGAAGCGAGCACGGCCTGCTTGGCCTCGATGGCCACATTGGAGGCGGCGGTCAGCGTGTCGCTGAACGGATGCATGACGTAGCTCGTGAACATCTGGCCCGCGTACTGGCCCAGCGTCAGGAACGACAAGCCGAAGGCCACGGCCGTGGCGCCGCCCTTGAACACGAGCGTCGGCACGAGCGGGCGGCAGCAGGCATTGAGCAGCATGTTGCCGGCGCAGAAGAACACGACGTAGGGGAGGAAGAACGTGACCTGCGAGAACGTGGCGGATGCGAGCGCCAGGAACAGGATGCCCACCACGACGCAGAGGTACTTCTTATCCCTGGGCGTCTTGTCGAGGATCAAGCCGCCGATGGGGGCCAGCGCGCCGCACGCGCAGATCAGGCCGCCCCACAGGCCGGCGGCCGCCGCATCCCAGCCCAGGCCGCCCAGCAGCTCGGGGGTTTGCATCCAGGTCTTCAGGTACTGGCTGAAGCCGTAGTTGACGTAGTTGTAGATGGCGAACATGAGGATCAGGCACCACAGCTGGCGGCTCTTGAAGAACGGAAGGACCTCTTTGAAGGACTTGCGCTCGGGAGACACCTGCGACCGCTCGTTCTCGCGCGGCTCGCGGAACACGATGGCGAAGATCACGGCGAACACGACGATGACAGCGACCCAGATCCACTGGAACGCCACCATGTCGCTGCCCGCCATCTCGAACACGTTGTTGCCGATGAAGTTGATGACGAAGATGCCCACGGGCGCCCAGATGGACCAGATGGCCATGGCGCGCCCGCGCGTGGCATCGGGGAACCACACCGACACGCAGGTGGGGCCTGCGACGATGGTGGTGGCCAGGGCCACGCCCAGAATGAAGCGCCCCACGAGGAACGCGTAGAAGTTGTCGCCCACGAAGACGGCGCTCACGGCCGTGCCGACGGCGCCGAGCGCGAGGCCGGCGACGGTCGCGGCTTTCGGGCCGATCTTGCGCACCAGGTACGAGGCGGGCAGGGCCATGATCAGCGCGCCGATAGGCACGAGGCCCATGACGTTCGACATCAGCTCGAAGTTGGCCGGGTTGGCGAACAGCGCGTTGTTCTCGGCCAGCCAGTTCTTGAACACCGGGAACGTGATGCCCGGCAGCCACTGCCAGGCGAAGACCAGCGCGATGCCGGCCAGGACCGACGTGATGAGGCATGGCCAGGCGTACGACGGCGTCTTCTCAACAGGTTTGGCTTCCCTTGCCGCTACGGCGGCATTCGGATTGCTCATGATGGTTTCCCCTCTTTCATCGGACGCCTCCTTGCGCGGCGTCGACGGATCTGCCGGGAAGGGGCTCCGCCCCTCCCGTCTTTCCCTACAGGTTGAACAGCTTCGCCGCGTTGCCGCCCAGCATGAGGTCCTTCTCCTCCTGCGTGACGTCGAGGGCCTTCACCGAGCCCACCGAGCGGGCCATCCACTCGTAGAACACGGGGAACGAAGAGCCCAGAAGCAGGTGGTCGGCGCCGCACGTCTTCACGGCGAGCTCGAGCTGGTCCTTGCTCCAGCTCATGGGGTGCGTCATGTCGAAGTAGATGTTGTTGGCTAGGTAGCGGTCGTACGCCTCGCGGTCGACGTTGGTGGCCAGGCGGTTCATAGCCTCCTTCTTCTTCACCGACACGTGCGGGGCGAGCAGGTCCTTGAGCGCGAACCAGTTGCCGCCGAACATCGTGTGGATGAACTTGAGGTCGGGGAACTCGTCGAACATGCCCGAGTACACCTCGCGGCCCACTGCGGTGGCCTGCACGTGGATACGGCCGAGCTCGCGTCGCAGGGGCGTGTAGTCGGCGAAGTTGCCGAACGAGTTCTGTCCGGGCGTATGGTGGATGGCGCAGGGCACCTTCTTGTCGTTGAGCACCTTCAGGTAGGGCTTGAACAGCTCGTCGTCGAGGAACTTGTCGCCGTAGCAGCAGGCGAATTGCACGCCCACCATGCCGAGGTCGCCCAGGCAGCGCTCCAGCTCGTAGATATCCTCCTTGCGGCCCCACGGCGGCAGCACGGCGTTGGCGTACAGGCGCCCTTCCGACTGACGGCACATCTCGGCGGCCTGGTCGTTCACGATCTTGCACATGTCGAGCGGCAGCCATTCCTGCCACACCGGCATGCGCAGAAGCGCGATGTCAACGCCCACCTCGTCCATGGCGCGGAGCTTCGTCTCCAGCGTGTAGTCGCCCTCCACGTAGTTCAGGATGTCCTTGCCGTCCTCGGTGGCAAGCACGATCTGGTCCTTGGCGCCGTCGGGCGTCTTGCCGCGGTAGGCCTTGAGCCCCATGGTGATGGGGGCGGAGTACAGAAAGCCGTTGAGCACCTCCTCGTTCGTGAACAGGTCGGTGGGCAGGAAGTGCATGTTGATGTCGATGACCTTGTTGTCTGCCATGTTCTCTCCTTTTTCTCTCGACGGGCGCCCGCCCCGCGCCGCTTGGCCGCAGGGCGGCGAGGCGCGGGGCGGGCAGCCCGCCCGGGTTACCGGTAGATCGGTGTAACTTCGCGCTCCGCGATCTTCTTCATGTTGGCGCCGCAGCGGTCCTTCCAGTCGATGCGGCCCTGCTCGCGTTCGAGCTCGGTGACCGAGCGGCTGAAGTCGCGCGTCAGGTGAACGTCGACGTTCATCAGCTTCTCGGCGATCCTCCCGCCGAAATCGTCCTCGAATCTCTGGGCCATGTCCGTCCTCCTTCCTGGTTCCCTTTTCCGCGGGCGCCCCGCCTTGGCACGGCGCCCGCGGCCCGACAGATCTACGCCTCGTTGATGGCGACGATCATCTGCTTCTCGCGGTCGACCTTCTTCGCGAGGTCCTCCACGTCTCCCCAGTCCAGGCACTGGGCCTGGCAGTGCTGCACGCACGTGGGCTGCTTGCCCTTGCCCACGCGCTCGGCGCACAGGTCGCACCACTTGGTGAACTGGGGGATGAAGTCGTACTGGTAGTCCTTCTTGGCCTCGTCGATGTGCAGCGGGCCCAGCTTCGTGATCTTCAGGCCGAACTGCGCCTCGGTGTAGCCGTGTTCCTGCTGGCAGGCCAGCACGCACGCCTCGCAGCCGGTGCAGTAGTCGACGTCGACCAAAATTCCCTGGTAAGCCATGTCTCTCATCCTTTCCGTCGCGCGGCTGCTAGTCGGCCTTGCGGATCTTGCACATCATGGCCTTGTAGTTCGAGCCGAAGCCCGATACGCCGGCGTCGAAGGGCACGAGGTTGTTGATGTTGGACTCCAGCACGCCGAACAGGCCCTCTTGCTCGTTCTCCACGTTCTCCTCGGCCGCGTCCTTGCGCTCGGGGAACCACCAGCCGTGCTCGGCCTGCATGACGCGCGGGTCGTAGGTGTCGTTGAAGGCGGCCTTGTACTTGCACTTGCCGTGCTTGTTCTCCAGCCACACCCAGTCGCCCTCCTCGATTCCGTTGGCGGCTGCGGTGTCGGGGTGCAGGTACACGAGCGGGTCGGGGTGCAGGGCGCGCAGCTTCTTGACCTGGCGCTGCTCGGAGTGGAAGAAGTGCGGAACGCGCGCGCCGGACGTGACGATGTAGGGGTACTCCTCCACGTCCTCGGGGGCGCTGTAGGGGCTCTCCACCGGCTCGACGTAGCTCGGCAGCGGGTCGAGGCCCGACCACGACGTGTGGTGGAACACCATGGAGTAGATCTCCGCGCGGCCCGTCTCGGTGCGGAAGCCCGGCTGGCCGTCGGGGCGCAGGTCTCCCGTCTCGTACTTGCGGTACTTGAACTCGGGGTACTTCCACGTGGACTCGCGCAGCTCGTCCCAGGTGAAGCCGCCGTCCTCAAGGGCGTAGTCCCACATCTCCTGCACGTCGTCCCAAGGCCAGGCGATGTCCTGGTTCTCGGGCTTGATGGCCGCCGTCAGGCGCTTGCCCAGCTCCAGGAAGATGGTGTTGTCGGGCTTGGAGTCGCCCACGGGCTCGATGGCCTTGTTGATGCAGCTGATGCGGTAGGCGTTGAGCCCGCCGAAGCCGTCGCGCTCCTCGTAGGTGGCGGCGGGCAGCACCACGTCGGCCAGCGCCATCATGGTGGGGGTCATGAACAGGTCGGACACCACGATGAAGTCGATCTGCTTGTACCATTCCAGCTGCTGGGCGGCCTGGGCGCCCATGGTGGCCAGGAAGTTGTTCGTCACGATGTAGGCCGCGCGGATGGGTATCTCGCCGCGCTGCCACGCCTCGATGGTGGCGTTGGAGGACAGGTTCTTGA is from Gordonibacter urolithinfaciens and encodes:
- a CDS encoding CynX/NimT family MFS transporter, yielding MSNNHQNDVARNRQRKGWIVLFALLFCGIIVIMNQFKVPTFMGALMHDFGTDPGTTGWLMSVIAVAGIITAFPSAFLLNRFGPKRVGLVGLAFMVAGCAVGALSYSFAQLIAGRVLEGIGVAMMGVVATTVISMYFPREKAGLPMGIWNLWYVVGSTLAYNIGVPVALALTGDPTNWHAWWWFSDVLALVSFVVFALFVSVPHAGRGVAAKRERETGEKQHRPAAILLEGFKVKRMWLFGLGFCFLMFTSLSVLTWVPTYVQGVELERMLAEGMDLAAAQAQAGVSGGSMASLGFAASIPMALVTAFLLGKFQTLKARNVMVIIAGFCAFFYVGAFLVPYEYLPAYLVLLGLESGWTSGVVWSMVPVTMPKRVTMPVGMAIIIFFQGISNLLCTPVVGYIIGEAQVWTNVAPLCAATAAVGTLLWIVYVAMKPPVFEEDEDAAQDTARSDGPMGEGRPAAA
- a CDS encoding MFS transporter, producing the protein MSNPNAAVAAREAKPVEKTPSYAWPCLITSVLAGIALVFAWQWLPGITFPVFKNWLAENNALFANPANFELMSNVMGLVPIGALIMALPASYLVRKIGPKAATVAGLALGAVGTAVSAVFVGDNFYAFLVGRFILGVALATTIVAGPTCVSVWFPDATRGRAMAIWSIWAPVGIFVINFIGNNVFEMAGSDMVAFQWIWVAVIVVFAVIFAIVFREPRENERSQVSPERKSFKEVLPFFKSRQLWCLILMFAIYNYVNYGFSQYLKTWMQTPELLGGLGWDAAAAGLWGGLICACGALAPIGGLILDKTPRDKKYLCVVVGILFLALASATFSQVTFFLPYVVFFCAGNMLLNACCRPLVPTLVFKGGATAVAFGLSFLTLGQYAGQMFTSYVMHPFSDTLTAASNVAIEAKQAVLASGGTPADFGPAIAQAAQEAAAAGIHVDPMLAVYALVPVSIVGILLAFGVKPSKKQAASAPAGKPADEAAAQH
- a CDS encoding amidohydrolase family protein — protein: MADNKVIDINMHFLPTDLFTNEEVLNGFLYSAPITMGLKAYRGKTPDGAKDQIVLATEDGKDILNYVEGDYTLETKLRAMDEVGVDIALLRMPVWQEWLPLDMCKIVNDQAAEMCRQSEGRLYANAVLPPWGRKEDIYELERCLGDLGMVGVQFACCYGDKFLDDELFKPYLKVLNDKKVPCAIHHTPGQNSFGNFADYTPLRRELGRIHVQATAVGREVYSGMFDEFPDLKFIHTMFGGNWFALKDLLAPHVSVKKKEAMNRLATNVDREAYDRYLANNIYFDMTHPMSWSKDQLELAVKTCGADHLLLGSSFPVFYEWMARSVGSVKALDVTQEEKDLMLGGNAAKLFNL
- a CDS encoding oxidoreductase; amino-acid sequence: MAYQGILVDVDYCTGCEACVLACQQEHGYTEAQFGLKITKLGPLHIDEAKKDYQYDFIPQFTKWCDLCAERVGKGKQPTCVQHCQAQCLDWGDVEDLAKKVDREKQMIVAINEA